Below is a window of Sceloporus undulatus isolate JIND9_A2432 ecotype Alabama chromosome 9, SceUnd_v1.1, whole genome shotgun sequence DNA.
TGCAGCTCGCATCTGGGATGGTGTGAAGAAATCCTCTGCCCTTTCTGAATACAGTCGGCTGCTGGCATGAGCATGAAGACATCATTGCCCTGAAGTTACTGAGGGCCGGCCAGGCTTTCCCATCCCCGAGATCAGTGAGCAGTGGGATCTGTGCCCTCGTCCAGAGGCACAAAGTGATGTGTGATTCCCAGAGAGGGGAGCTGGAGCTAGAGTAGGCACCAACCTTTAAGTGGTGCCAACCAAGATGGCAGGAGCAAAAGTGCAGAATTCATGTTGTGTCCTTACTAGGCCACCATACTGCATACGCCACCCAGCACAGAACTCTGCTCCCTTTCTGGTTTCCACCTTCATAGAGAGATGGAAGAACTCTTCAAGGGTTTGCCAATCCTACAGTTTCCTCTACCAGGGCAGGAATTATGTTAGGATGGCTTGCAATCTTTTACTATCCTGATGGGAGTAGAGAGGCTCCTTTGATGTTGCAATGTTGGGCAGGGGCTAAAGATCAGCAGGGAGTTAATGTGGttgctttaaatatttttggatgtatatttccatttcttccaagTGTTGTTTATCTGCTTCCATTTTTTGAGGAAGTGTacccaactctctctctgcacctcagCCCTTCCCTTGACCAACACCCAGCATTATTCTCCTCTGTTGCAAAGTGGGTAAAACACTTTTTCCTTTGCATGAATATTCCATTTTTGTTTAATAAACTGTTAAAGCTGTTTTATGTCATGATGGATTTTTGCTGAATGTCTTCTGCAGCATTAGGCATCTGTGAGCAGTATCTACTGTCTCTACCAGTTAAGCTACCTAAAAGTTATATCTGACTGAATCTCactttgagggagagaaaggtgaCTTAGGCAAATGGGGGCCACACACAAAAGGATTCTCATGGTCTGTTTTTTTCATATTTCTCTATTAGAATAGTTCCTGTTGTCTTTTAAGGTGAATCTGGATGTCTATCAGGAAAACCAAAACAGTCCCTAAGGCCTATCAGTACTTTTGGCTGAAATGCTAGTTTTAGCTCAGGACTACAGAGGAACTGGTTTATATCCCAAATAAGAAGTGCCTCTCGGGTATCTCAGATTGTTTATATCCCAACTGCTCATAAGATGAGCTCCTTCTGCCCTGAATGTTATCAGGTTCTTTAGAAAGTGTAGTACAGTACCATTGATTGATGAGTAATCTCAGTTTTAATTATAATTCATTAAAGTAATAAAACACTATATGTGTCTATATATGTAAAAGTGGCTCGCCTGGAAATTCATAAAAAGGCACCAGGCTGCTCCAATAAGGCCTCTAGTTAAAATCCAAATCAGTGTATACAAAATATAGGATGTCTTATGTTTATGGCACTTCCCGGTGTACAGTATTTAAATCAGCTTTgtcccgctttaactcttggCTTTCTCCAAGGCTTGTCGGAAACTGCAGTTTTGCAAGGCTGGCAAGAGAGCCGTACCAAATTCTGAACTACAGTTTACAGTATTCCAAGAGTGGAATTTGGCAATATAAGTAGAAAAGAACTTCGTACCTCACAACTGCCATGTTAGAAAACTGTCATGGGAATGCACCAGTGTTGACTGGTTTTGTGACTTTTTTCCCCCAGCTGGTGATCTTAGTTTGAGCTTGCATAAGAGATGAAGCTCTATTAGAAGCAGTGATGTTATCACAAGGTATGTTGTACAAGGTTCCATGGGTTCATTCAAACTCCTGATTCAACGGCTTTGATAAGAACATTGTTGGCATCTTCTGACACCTCATTGAGGAAGGTCCAGAGCATGTAGTAGGTGGTTCCAAAGGAGATCCCTCCAGCCGCCACAGAGCCAAATACAGGCACCGTACTGGCTAGGTAGTCCATAACCATCAGTGCCCCCCCACCAGCCTTGGTTAGCATCTTTACCACTAGATCCTTGGAGATCTCTTTAGCCAGCGGTGATTTAATCGCCTCTTTGATCTCCTCCACAGGTTTGTCAACCTTCTCAGCCAATTTGGTTAGGGACTCCTCATCTAGGCCAAAGCTCTTGCGGTACTGTGAGAGAGATTTAACCAGGATAGCAACATCGCAGGCTACAGAAAGGCCTGGGATGGGCACAGCAGCCACCCCACAGGAGACAGTGGCCAGCTTCCAGATCTGTTTCTGAAGGGCCTCTTTCTTCTTCCGTAAGATTTCTAAAGAGATATTGGGCAAGGCAAGGAGAAATGCATGTCTCTTGTGGCTTGGCAGCTCTTTTTCTAAGGTTTTCTCTAACAGCATAAAGTCATACTTGCTTAACTCCCAgtttgaaagaagaaaaacctgAGGAGCCTTTACCCCTTCTTTCACTAGACACTCTTGGCAATTCTCTCGGATCTGCCTCAGTACCACTTCTTCATCGTAGCCTTTAGGCCGACGTTTTTTGGAGGCTTCCAGGTCTGCATCCACTTTTGAGCGGACAAAATAGAAGCGCTTGCCCTGACGCTGGATTTCACAGGCCAGCTGAGCATGGGTGGCTTTGAAACGCTCTGAAGCAATGAGAATAAAAAAGTCATAGCGGGAGAAGTTGACTTGCTCCAGGTAAGTGTCAGACTGGAAATTTGGCGTACCAATTCCTGGCAGATCCCACAAAATCACATGCGGGTGCTTTGGATGTGGGTACGGAGTGGACACCTTTGTGGTCTCCACCACTCCAATGGGGGCTGATCCCTCATCTTCATCCCCCAGACCCCGAATGGCATTGACAAATGAGGACTTGCCGGAGCCACTCTCTCCTGTTACTGCAATATCCAGGCGGGTGTTTTCTAAAGCCTGTAGGTTTTCCATAATCTTGGAGGCTGCCTCTGCCATTCTCCCTCCTTCGAGAGCATCCCTAATCTCTGCAATGTCATCTTCAGTAATGATGTCATATTCGTCAACATTCTCCAGCTGAGTCTGGATAGGCTCCAGTGGTTCACCTGCCATAGGTTCGAGGTGAGGCCTGTGATAAAAGAAAGCATGCAAAAAGACAATTGGACTTTTTACTTTGCTATTTGGTGACACTTATGCAGCAAATGAGCTTCTCTTGTAATAGGACACAATATGATATACTGTATTCTAAAAGTGAGGTTGAAAGAGAGTGGTTGGGCTAGATTTCATGGCTCAGAGGGGACTTGAACCTGAATCTCCTTTGATCAAGTCCACTACTATACAAAACAAATAAcatgagaagaggagaaaaaagtttagtttcctaaggcttcagcctttgttaagggaacataaatattaaaatatcaaaaatatcactGCCAAACCTGTTAGGGTTTAGCTTTTTAACAGCAGAAACGTGTCTTTGTCTAACTATactttcctaagaactgagactgaccaAACAAAAAACCAGACAAGTACCTTGcagttaaaacaaaagtttactaatggctttaatctacatATACATAGAGGCTATATCCTAGTCTAGCTAATGAACAGTTCaggtaaagaaaaaaatatccatttttccaaagaaatttgagagaggaggaagatggaggaacCCAACAGGGCAGGAGAAAGTATTTTAAATGAGTGAGCTTCTCAAAAGAGGGAGTGATGATCTAAAGCACATGGTTTGAAATGGAGAGCGAGAGAGTttgtatgcaggaaatccatatctaaggaaggggaaagagaatgcaaaaatcgtCCAACAGAAACAGTGGTTTCCATTTAAAAAGTCATGGAGCTCTTAGGTTGGATATTTGGGAGACAGAAAGATGGGGACATCATTTTTTGGAATAACATTTCCCCAGCTGGGAAAGTATTCAGTCCATGATTTCTGGGTGTGAGGGATTAAAAGGATAGGATGAATTAATCATATAAattattacatacatacatacatacatacatacacatatatattatatttattatattatattatatatattatagtcTGAGTGCTTGACTGGGACTTTGAGAGATTaggcttcaaatccccactcagccataaaaacaaACTGTGAGCAAGTCCTACTCTCTGAAGCCTCAGAAGAAGctcattggcaaacctcctctgaagacacctttccaagaaaaccctaaagtAGAATCagcttgaaggcccataacaaaaacaaaaacattgttcaGTCCATGATAATAATGATGTATTGCAAAAGCCTCTAACTGTCAATTTCTCGAATCTCTAAGGACATTAGTTATTACAATTTACATTTCGTAGAGAAACAATGCGATAGTGCGCAATAATAGCTCAATGTGATTTCAATGTGTAGCTCAATGCGATTTCAAGAATGTATGTATGATGAACAAATGTTAtgttaataacattttatatagATGTGAATAACCTATGAATACTAGATTTATTTAAAACGAtggtgtagcacctttgagacgaacttcctcaggaagtagacttaagtttacaaaagctcatgttgccaacttctttctttcagtttgtctcaaaggtgctacaagatctctttaatactgattttacagactaacgcAGCTACATCTTTAGATTTATCTAACCATCTCCGTCGCAAAACGAGGCTCAATCTGTAGTAAGAGTGAATTAAGTAAATATGACAGTTGGAATGCAAAACTATCccaaatattaaaatactatGGTTGAATCCCTAATTACAGGAGTTATTAGATATTGATATTCCATGGAAGGAAAATGTGATGTGAATAACCTATGATGGCTAGTTAAAAATCTCACTCTGAtgtctagttttaaaaaaacaaaacactgcttTGGTCTTGTAAATCTCAGTGAGGTGGTTACAGGATCTAAACCTGGTTTATATTAATCCGTACTCGCCTTTAGGGGAAACGCTCACCAAGCTCTGGTTCCTTGCCAGCCATCGTATGCTAGGCCTTGGGCCTGCTGGAATCGGATCAATAATACCGAGGCCTTTCTAAGCCTTCCTCTTCCTTACCAAAGTCAGGAGTCACCGCTCTTTCGCAATTTAGCCCTTCTGGAGGTTTGGTTTTTCCCCAGCTAAAAAACTCTGGTTGACAGTGACTCACAACCTCTTCTCCATCTAAATTATCTGGTTCATTTCTCCCCTGCAATATTCAAATGGCTGTCTCTGCTACATTTCCTTGAACCATTGCAAACCCACCTGCTTCTTCCTTGCTTTGCAGACCCAAACCTTCAAAAGGGCAGACATTTTCGTTTCTTCAACCAAGTGTTGCttcctagggttgccagactggaaACCAGAGAGGGCTCCAGCAGCTTTAATGGCTGCAGAGGAGAGGGAATTCTAGCAGGTGTTGTTTGTTGCCTAGTTGTGGGACCAAACGTTCGCCAAACAGTATGGCCAATAGCCATTCTGGATGGGgaatctgggagctgtggtcctgggtcactttggaggtatgctgtttaaatgatgcatgcatcctaagaggacgGAAACCTCACCaagtccagctttggtgcagcttctggcctctcaagttgcatgtgtcatttaaaaggcatacctccaaagtgacccgaagcagctttattttggcctgttcgGACCCTTACTTAGTCATTACATTATTATCTTGGAGAGAAGTTGTGGTGCCTCAAATAACCAGACaactcagctggctttgggaaTTATAAAAGCATCTTAGCTTCGGTGGGTTGGCCATCGTTTGCCTCAGGCGCCAAAAAAGGCAGTCCACTGACATGCGGCAAATTGTTTGGGATTACGGTGGCATCCTGTACATGCATATAGTTTATAATATTCATGTTAGACAATCaaaagtgctatgattccactttaactgccgtggctgcatcccatggagtcctgggatcggTAGAGCAGcagaagagctctctggctgataattTATCTCCTCTTTAAACTACAGCACCCAAGAGATgctgccatgccagttaaaatggaataaaatgcgATAatggtgttgtttgttgttgctgtgtgcctttaggttgtttctgacttatggcaaccctaaggcaaacctatcatggggtttcccaggcaagatttgttcacaggaggtttgccattgccttcccctgaggctgaaagacttgtccaagatcacccaatgggtttcatggctgagctggcaagCGAACCCTGGCctggagagttgtagtccaacactcaaaccactatgccacgctacTTCTCTAAGCAAACAACAGAGTTGTGCCCTGGGATTAATAAACAACCAGGGCTGTTTTCAACAACGGGGCACATTTTCAAATGGCTTGCCAAAGATTTTGCTTTGATAGAGCATCTCATCTGTCCTAGAGAGGCTCAGCTTCGGAAAACCATCTCCGGTGAAGTTTCTCAACTTTTGGCCTGAAAACAAAAGGCCAGCCACAGTGCAACCAGGTTCCTCTACAAAGCAGCTATAGGTTGAGccccccttatccaaaatgtgtagacagggagtcttggagatgtctcatctacagggtcaccatgggtcgggATCGACTGGAGGGTGGATAACAACCACCACAAAGGAGATATGACTTATGGGGCTCAAGTTTAAACCTCAAATtcatgtacagtgagcccttggtatctgctgaggtttggttccaggacacacacatacatagataacaaaatctatggatgctcaagtcccattgaatacagtgacatagcaaaatgtgtctcttacataaaatggaaaatcaaagtttgctatttggaatttatccttttaaaaatattttcaagccgtggatgcttgaatccgtggataaaaaaatccgtggataaggagggccgactgtatgtttcATAGGGCTAAAACggaccacagaaataatccactttgggaCTGCTTTATAACTgctctgtctcagtgctagggaatcctgggaattgcagtttgttgtgacactatcgctctctggcagagaaaaagTTAGgcaaaattgtactgtttttaccAGTTGTCCTAAAACCTTGGCGCTAAATTGTTTAGGACTTTATAGATTAAAAACTTTCCAGATGGTCTCAGGAACaaacaggaaagccattgaagaTGTTTCAACc
It encodes the following:
- the LOC121915262 gene encoding interferon-inducible GTPase 5-like yields the protein MAGEPLEPIQTQLENVDEYDIITEDDIAEIRDALEGGRMAEAASKIMENLQALENTRLDIAVTGESGSGKSSFVNAIRGLGDEDEGSAPIGVVETTKVSTPYPHPKHPHVILWDLPGIGTPNFQSDTYLEQVNFSRYDFFILIASERFKATHAQLACEIQRQGKRFYFVRSKVDADLEASKKRRPKGYDEEVVLRQIRENCQECLVKEGVKAPQVFLLSNWELSKYDFMLLEKTLEKELPSHKRHAFLLALPNISLEILRKKKEALQKQIWKLATVSCGVAAVPIPGLSVACDVAILVKSLSQYRKSFGLDEESLTKLAEKVDKPVEEIKEAIKSPLAKEISKDLVVKMLTKAGGGALMVMDYLASTVPVFGSVAAGGISFGTTYYMLWTFLNEVSEDANNVLIKAVESGV